From one Ursus arctos isolate Adak ecotype North America unplaced genomic scaffold, UrsArc2.0 scaffold_1, whole genome shotgun sequence genomic stretch:
- the ASB1 gene encoding ankyrin repeat and SOCS box protein 1 yields the protein MAEGGGPHGRAGPGPAGPNLKEWLREQFCDHPLEHCEDTRLHDAAYVGDLQTLRSLLQEESYRSRINEKSVWCCGWLPCTPLRIAATAGHGNCVDFLIRKGAEVDLVDVKGQTALYVAVVNGHLESAQILLEAGADPNGSRHHRSTPVYHASRVGRADILKALIRYGADVDVNHHLTPDIRPPFSRRLTSLVVCPLYISAAYHNLQCFKLLLQAGANPDFNCNGPVNTQGFYRGSPGCVMDAVLRHGCEAAFVSLLVEFGANLNLVKWESLGPESRGRRKVDPEALQVFKEARSVPRTLLNLCRVAVRRALGKYRLHLIPSLPLPDPIKKFLLYE from the exons ATGGCGGAGGGCGGAGGCCCCCACgggcgggccgggccggggcccGCAG GTCCTAATCTGAAGGAGTGGCTGAGGGAGCAGTTTTGTGACCATCCGCTGGAGCACTGTGAGGACACGAGGCTCCATGACGCAGCCTACGTGGGGGACCTGCAGACCCTCAGGAGCCTGCTGCAAGAGGAGAGCTACCGCAG CCGTATCAACGAGAAGTCTGTCTGGTGCTGTGGCTGGCTCCCCTGCACACCGCTGAGAATCGCGGCCACCGCGGGCCACGGGAACTGTGTGGACTTCCTTATCCGGAAAGGGGCCGAGGTGGATCTCGTGGACGTAAAAGGACAGACTGCCCTGTACGTGGCTGTGGTGAATGGACACCTGGAGAGCGCCCAGATCCTCCTGGAAGCCGGCGCCGACCCCAACGGAAGCCGGCACCACCGCAGCACCCCCGTCTACCATGCCTCGCGTGTGGGCAGGGCCGATATTCTGAAGGCCCTCATCAG GTATGGGGCTGACGTCGATGTCAACCACCACCTGACTCCTGACATCCGGCCCCCTTTCTCCCGGCGCCTCACCTCCTTGGTGGTCTGCCCCTTGTATATCAGCGCAGCCTACCACAACCTCCAGTGCTTCAAGCTGCTTCTCCAGGCGGGGGCGAATCCCGACTTCAACTGCAATGGTCCCGTCAACACGCAGGGCTTCTACAGGGGCTCCCCCGGGTGTGTCATGGATGCCGTCCTGCGTCATGGCTGTGAGGCGGCCTTCGTGAGCCTGCTCGTAGAGTTTGGAGCCAACCTGAACCTGGTGAAGTGGGAATCCTTGGGCCCAGAGTCgagaggcagaaggaaggtgGACCCCGAGGCCTTGCAGGTCTTTAAAGAGGCCAGAA GTGTCCCCAGGACCTTGCTGAATCTGTGCCGTGTGGCCGTGAGAAGAGCTCTTGGCAAATACCGACTCCATCTGATTCCCTCGCTGCCTCTGCCAGACCCCATAAAAAAGTTTCTGCTTTATGAGTAG